The sequence below is a genomic window from Bacteroidales bacterium MB20-C3-3.
ATCCCCCTCACTCTGCATACTATCAAGAATTTCAACAAGTCTCAGATCTGCTCCTGCACTTGATATTGAGGTAAGACCATATTTAAAACACTCCTCTTCTGCCGCAAGCAGCATTCTTCTCATCTCTTTTGAGTCCGGTTCAGGGACAATCTCCTTAAATCTGTCTGCAGTATTCTCCAGAAACACTCCTGTAAACTCTCCCCCTTTCATTATTGCCTCTCCAGGAAGTATTGAGGGATCACTCGGTTTAATACCGAGTCTCTCTATTGCAGCCTTATTAACAATAACAGCATGGAAGTCAATCCTGGAAAGGATAACAGGTGTCTCAGGGAAAAGCTCATTTAGTTTTGAGTTATCCGGGAAACTCTTCTCCGGCCATAAATTCTGATCCCATCCGTCTCCCAGCAGATAATCTGATGGTGACTCATTTTGCCTCGCCTCCAATTTATTGAGAATCTCATCAAAGGAACGAGTTCCTCTCAGATCTACCCTAAGCAAGCCGGCACCCAAACCAGTAATATGGCAGTGAGCATCATTAAATCCTGGATACATGGCGTTTCCTTCAAGATCCACCATCTTTGCAGATCTGTATGTATTAAGAATCTCATCATCTGTACCGGTTGCCATAACGAGACCATCCTTAACTGCAACTGCAGTGCATGTTGAAAATGAAGAATCGGCCGTATATATAAGACCATTATAAATTATCAAATCTGCTGTATCTTTCATCTGACAAGATGTTAACATAGTAAATGCTGAAGCAATACCCAGGAAAATTTTTTTCATAATATATATTTATAACTCCTTGCGCAATCTTGCAATAGGAATATTTAGCTGCTCCCTGTATTTGGCAACTGTTCTCCTTGCAACCTTGTAACCTTTATCACTTAGAACTGAAACCAGCTCCTCATCAGTTAATGGCTTTTTCTTATCCTCAACATCAATACTTGATGCAAGAATATTCTTTATCTCTCTGGTTGAGACCTCCTCTCCGCTATCGGTCATGAGACCCTCTGAGAAAAAGTATTTAAGCGGATAGATCCCAAAATGTGTCTGTATATATTTACAGTTAACTACCCTTGAAATAGTTGAGATATCCAGTCCGGTTTTCTCTGCTATATTCTTAAGCACCATAGGCCTTAACTTTGTCTCATCGCCCTCAATGAAATAATCCCTCTGGAATTCTATTATTGCGTTCATGGTATTCTCCAGGGTATTGTGGCGCTGTCTGATTGCCTCAATAAACCATTTTGCCGAGTCAAGCTTTTGCTTAACAAAGGTCGCTGCCTCCTTTCCCTCTCTGCTGGATGAATTTGCTGAAGAGACCAGTAAATCTGCATATCTTTTATTGACTCTTAACTCAGGCACGGTAAATCTGGGCATTGACATTACAAGTTCCCCATCTTTATATTCAAGAAGAAAATCCGGAACTACCTGCTGCGCCTGCTCTGCATATGAGTCATCTATTTGCCCTCCCGGTCTTGGATTAAGGTGTACAATCTCCTCTATGGCATCTTTAAGATCATCCTCTGTTATATCCATCCGGGATATAATCTTTGAATAATGCTTCTTTGTAAACTCTGTGAAAAAGTCTTCAAGTATCTCTTTTGCAATTTTCTGGGCTTTTGACTCCCTCCTGCTTTTTATCTGAAGGAGCAGACACTCTCTAAGATCTCTTGCACCAATCCCGGCCGGCTCAAACTCCTGTATTTTCGCCAGAATTCTCTCCACCTCGTGCACATCAGTAACAATGCCCTGACGGAACGCAATGTCGTCTGCCAAAGAGTCGGTATCCCTCCTTAAATAACCATCATCATCAAGAGAACCTATAATGTATTTGGCAATAGTTCTTGAATGTTCATCCATATCGCTGAACCCCAGCTGAGATATCAGGCTTTGGTGAAAACTCTCCTTTACAGAAAAAATGCTGTACTCCTGCTTAAGATCTTTCCCCTGATTATTTACATACAGTTTATAAGAGGGAATCTGGTCTTCTGCACTGTAATCACTAAGAGACAGATTACCTGATTCACTCTCATCCCTCTCCTCGTCATCCCCCCCCTCATCCAGTACAGGATTCTCCTCAAGCTCTTTTTTAATCCTTTGTTCAAGTTCCAGCGTAGGTAACTCCAGCAGCTTTATGGTCTGAATCTGGAGCGGTGATAGCTTCTGTTGCAACTTTTGCTGTAAACCCTGTTTTAACATATAAATGGATATGCGTTTATGCAAAGATATGATTTTTATTTAACTTCGCACTCAGATTAAACCCCGCTCTAATGAACGAAAAAGAGAATAATCTCCGGATTGACATTGAAAGAATAATTGGATCCAAAAACCCAAAATTGCTCAAGGTTATTCCTAAGTTTCTGATCAATTTTGCCAAGAGAGTCATCCATCAGAAGGAGATAAACGAGATACTTGAGCACCATGGTCATCTTAAGGGAAGAGCATTTGCAAGTGCTGCCCTGGGAGACTTGGGTATAAAATATAAAGTCCACGGTATTGAAAAAATCAAAAGACCCGGGAGATATATGTTTGTCTCCAACCATCCGCTTGGGGGGCTGGACGGAATGATTCTTATTGAGGTGTTCGGGGAGATGTTCGATAATGTCAGGTTTGTTGTAAACGACCTTCTTATGCACATTGAGCCATTAAAATCTGTGTTTGTTCCGGTGAACAAATACGGCAGACAAAATGTCGACAATGCAAAGATGATTCTTGATGCATATGACTCAGATGCTCAGATTTTATACTTCCCCGCCGGATTGTGTTCAAGAATGATAAACGGAGAGATAAAGGACCTTGACTGGAAAAAAAGCTTTGTAAACCAAGCGATTAAACATGGAAGAGATATCATTCCAATATTTTTCGGAGGAAGAAACTCTACCTTCTTTTACAAATTTGCAAACATAAGAAAATCACTGGGTATAAAGTTTAATTACGAAACTATCCTTCTTCCGGGAGAGATGTTCAGACAAAGAAATGCTACCTTTGACATATTCATTGGAGACCCCGTTACTCACCAAATGCTTGTGAGCGAAGGGAGTCCTGCATACTGGAGCGAGAGACTCAGAGGCGAAGTGTACAATCTAAACAGATAACAAAATGGAACCTGTAATACAACCAGTTGACAGAGAGCTCATAAAAGAAGAGCTAACCTCTGATAAATTTATCAGGAACACTAGAAAGGGTGACAACAAAATATATGAGATAACTTACCACAACTCTCCCAATACTATGAGAGAGCTGGGGCGGCTGAGGGAGATTTCCTTCAGGCTTGCAGGCGGAGGAACCGGCAAACCACTTGATATTGACGAATTTGATACCGATATAAGATATCCTTACAAACAGCTTATTGTATGGGATCCTAAAGATGAGGAGATACTTGGAGGATACAGATATATTCACTGTACCGGATTAGAGACAAAACACCTGGCTACAAGCGAACTCTTTTCATTCTCCGATAAATTTATTAAAGAGTATATGCCCTACACAATTGAGCTTGGCAGATCATTTATCCAGCCCAATTATCAGAGCACCAATATCAGAAGAAAGGGGCTGTTTGCACTTGACAATCTCTGGGATGGGCTTGGGGCACTTATGCTCAGGCACCCGGATATTAAATTTTTCTTTGGAAAGGTTACAATGTATACCTCATATCATATGAGTGCCAGAAACACTCTTTTGAATTTTCTAAACAAATATTTCCCGGATAATGAGAAGCTAGTTACACCTATTATACCTCTTGACTACGACAGTATAAATCCATACTATGGAGATCTGTTCAAAAATCTTGACTACAAAGATGCATACAAGCTTATGTCTAAAGCTGTAAGAGATCTGGGCGAACACATCCCCCCTCTTATTAACTCATATATGAATCTCTCTCCAAACATGAAGGTGTTTGGAACCGCTATAAATGAGCATTTTGGCGGAGTTGAAGAGACAGGAATCCTTGTCAGTATTAAGGATGTATATCCGGAAAAAATTGAGAGATACATGACACCACTTTTAGCCCTGGCAGAAAAGTTCAGAACAAAATGGTGGCTCACAACAAAAGAGCTTGCTGCAAGAGCAAAGAGAAAGAAAAGCAAGTATAAAAAAAGATAATACGGTTAAAGCGGCGGAAAGTTTATACTCTCTCTGACAACAAAAGCAGAAGGGTATTCAGAAGATATCTCCCTTAACAATCTCATAGCCTCTGATTTTGTTCTGAAATCACCTACAGTAACCTTGAAAAATGGGCTTTCGTGGTTCCAGTATGCTCTTACAGAATTATACCTGCTTAAAAAACCATTCATAACCTCCTGGGACCTTGATCTGGCATTTTGCTTGTTATCAAAGAATATTCTTACTCTATATCCGTTTAATTTTCTTGAACCGGCTGCCTGCAGATGTGCATTTACAGCCCTCTCCACTCCGGCACTCTGAGAGAGAGTAACCCTGGCCCCTCCATCTCCGGGCTCTGACATCATACCCAGAATACTTTTTAAATAGAATGAGGAATCCATTACCGGAGGTGCAATAATCTTTACTGTATCCGGTGTTGTGACAATCAACTCCTGTGCAGTTAGCTTTAGAGTACCTGTTAAAAATAACAGGGAAGCAATCAGAAATACTTTTCTCATCTCAGAACTTATTTACCAATTTTTCCAAAGGAAGATTTTTAAATTTAAAAACCCTCTTATTCCCTCTGTCATTTGAAATAACACCTCTTACATCAACTTGAAATACAGACATTTTCCAGCTGTTTATATTCAGCCCCAGCGAGAAAAGAGAGATAGGATCAAGAAGTTCAACATTTATTTTTGTTTTATTTGAGGATGTTTTACCCCTCTCTATTAATCCGGACTCAATCAGTCTGAATTGAGCAAAATTTACCCCCTCTTTCTTAAGGAAACCATCAGTAGAGGTAAGTGTAAGATCTCTTGAGGATCCGTTTCTGACAACATACTCCAGCTCAACTTCAGCCCTTGATGTGCTTAAAATTTTAACATCAGTAAGCTTGACATCAAGAATCTCAATATCCCTGTAGTTATTACATCCGGACAGTAATGTGATTACTAATATTATAAACAGTGAAAATTTCTTCATATTATTTTGAGGATTTATGCAAAGGTATAAAAAAGCTATATTTGCACCCATTAAACTAATCATAATGACAAACAAATATCATTCCGTAAAGCCCATTAAAGGATTTGGAGAGAAGAGGCTTTTCATTGAGACATACGGATGTCAGATGAATGTAAACGATAGTGAAGTAGTTCTATCTATACTTCAGCCCGCCGGATACACTCTTTGCGAATCAATAAAAGAGGCAGATCTAATACTTATTAACACCTGCTCAATCAGAGACAACGCAGAACAAAGAATTTGGGGAAGGCTTGACCTCTTCAGGATTGAAAAAACAAAGCGTAAAGGTGTAAAAGTAGGGATTCTGGGCTGCATGGCAGAGAGACTTAAGGAGGATCTGCTTAACCATCCGGCTGTAGATCTTGTTGCCGGTCCAGACTCATACAGGTCACTCCCGTTTCTGCTGGAGAGCCTTGACGGAGGAGACAAACAGATAAACACAATGCTCTCTCAGGAGGAGACCTATGCCGACATCTCACCTGTAAGAATGGACAAAAACGGAGTATCCTCCTTTATTTCTATTATGAGGGGATGCAACAATATGTGCTCCTATTGTGTTGTTCCATATGTGAGGGGGGGGGAGCGAAGCAGAGATCCGCAGAGTATTGAGAGGGAGGCCAGGGAGCTTTTTGAAAATGGTTACAGAGAGATAACTCTTCTGGGGCAGAATGTGGATTCATATCACTGGGTAAACCCTGAAAACCCTACAGAGAAGACATCCTTTGCAATGCTTCTTGAAATGGTTGCACTGATTGATCCATCGCTTAGAGTCCGGTTCTCAACATCCCACCCAAAGGATATGAGTAACGCCGTTCTTTATACAATGTCCATGTATCCCAATATTTGCAAGCATATCCACCTCCCGGTACAGTCAGGAAGTGATGCGATGCTGCTTAAGATGAACAGGAAATATACCAGAGAGCAATACCTTGAGAGAGTTTCAAAGATTAGAGAAATAATGCCTGATTGCTCAATTTCCACAGATATAATTGCAGGCTTCTCCGGAGAGAGCGAAGAGGACCACGCAGATACTCTGTCTGTAATGAAAGAGGTAGGATACTATACCGCATTTATGTTCCAGTATTCGGAAAGGCCAAATACAAAGGCGGCCAGAAGATATCCGGATGATGTTCCGGCTGAGGTGAAGAGCAGAAGACTCAACGAAATAATAAAACTTCAGGGAGAGCTATCTCTGATAAGCAACAGGGCAGATCTTGGCAAGGAGTTTGAGGTGCTTGTTGAGGGTTATTCAAAGAAATCCAGGGCAGAGCTTACAGGTAGAACTCAACAAAATAAGACAGTAGTATTCCCTGCAGGAACACAT
It includes:
- the rpoN gene encoding RNA polymerase factor sigma-54; amino-acid sequence: MLKQGLQQKLQQKLSPLQIQTIKLLELPTLELEQRIKKELEENPVLDEGGDDEERDESESGNLSLSDYSAEDQIPSYKLYVNNQGKDLKQEYSIFSVKESFHQSLISQLGFSDMDEHSRTIAKYIIGSLDDDGYLRRDTDSLADDIAFRQGIVTDVHEVERILAKIQEFEPAGIGARDLRECLLLQIKSRRESKAQKIAKEILEDFFTEFTKKHYSKIISRMDITEDDLKDAIEEIVHLNPRPGGQIDDSYAEQAQQVVPDFLLEYKDGELVMSMPRFTVPELRVNKRYADLLVSSANSSSREGKEAATFVKQKLDSAKWFIEAIRQRHNTLENTMNAIIEFQRDYFIEGDETKLRPMVLKNIAEKTGLDISTISRVVNCKYIQTHFGIYPLKYFFSEGLMTDSGEEVSTREIKNILASSIDVEDKKKPLTDEELVSVLSDKGYKVARRTVAKYREQLNIPIARLRKEL
- a CDS encoding 1-acyl-sn-glycerol-3-phosphate acyltransferase, whose protein sequence is MNEKENNLRIDIERIIGSKNPKLLKVIPKFLINFAKRVIHQKEINEILEHHGHLKGRAFASAALGDLGIKYKVHGIEKIKRPGRYMFVSNHPLGGLDGMILIEVFGEMFDNVRFVVNDLLMHIEPLKSVFVPVNKYGRQNVDNAKMILDAYDSDAQILYFPAGLCSRMINGEIKDLDWKKSFVNQAIKHGRDIIPIFFGGRNSTFFYKFANIRKSLGIKFNYETILLPGEMFRQRNATFDIFIGDPVTHQMLVSEGSPAYWSERLRGEVYNLNR
- a CDS encoding GNAT family N-acetyltransferase; amino-acid sequence: MEPVIQPVDRELIKEELTSDKFIRNTRKGDNKIYEITYHNSPNTMRELGRLREISFRLAGGGTGKPLDIDEFDTDIRYPYKQLIVWDPKDEEILGGYRYIHCTGLETKHLATSELFSFSDKFIKEYMPYTIELGRSFIQPNYQSTNIRRKGLFALDNLWDGLGALMLRHPDIKFFFGKVTMYTSYHMSARNTLLNFLNKYFPDNEKLVTPIIPLDYDSINPYYGDLFKNLDYKDAYKLMSKAVRDLGEHIPPLINSYMNLSPNMKVFGTAINEHFGGVEETGILVSIKDVYPEKIERYMTPLLALAEKFRTKWWLTTKELAARAKRKKSKYKKR
- a CDS encoding SPOR domain-containing protein; this encodes MRKVFLIASLLFLTGTLKLTAQELIVTTPDTVKIIAPPVMDSSFYLKSILGMMSEPGDGGARVTLSQSAGVERAVNAHLQAAGSRKLNGYRVRIFFDNKQNARSRSQEVMNGFLSRYNSVRAYWNHESPFFKVTVGDFRTKSEAMRLLREISSEYPSAFVVRESINFPPL
- the miaB gene encoding tRNA (N6-isopentenyl adenosine(37)-C2)-methylthiotransferase MiaB codes for the protein MTNKYHSVKPIKGFGEKRLFIETYGCQMNVNDSEVVLSILQPAGYTLCESIKEADLILINTCSIRDNAEQRIWGRLDLFRIEKTKRKGVKVGILGCMAERLKEDLLNHPAVDLVAGPDSYRSLPFLLESLDGGDKQINTMLSQEETYADISPVRMDKNGVSSFISIMRGCNNMCSYCVVPYVRGGERSRDPQSIEREARELFENGYREITLLGQNVDSYHWVNPENPTEKTSFAMLLEMVALIDPSLRVRFSTSHPKDMSNAVLYTMSMYPNICKHIHLPVQSGSDAMLLKMNRKYTREQYLERVSKIREIMPDCSISTDIIAGFSGESEEDHADTLSVMKEVGYYTAFMFQYSERPNTKAARRYPDDVPAEVKSRRLNEIIKLQGELSLISNRADLGKEFEVLVEGYSKKSRAELTGRTQQNKTVVFPAGTHKKGDYVKVKIESCTSATLLGKEIIQ